In the genome of Streptococcus mitis, one region contains:
- a CDS encoding cell division protein FtsA produces MAREGFFTGLDIGTSSVKVLVAEQRNGELNVIGVSNAKSKGVKDGIIVDIDAAATAIKSAISQAEEKAGISIKSVNVGLPANLLQVEPTQGMIPVTSDTKEIMDQDVENVVKSALTKSMTPDREVITFIPEEFIVDGFQGIRDPRGMMGVRLEMRGLLYTGPRTILHNLRKTVERAGVQVENVIISPLAMVQSVLNEGEREFGATVIDMGAGQTTVATIRNQELQFTNILQEGGDYVTKDISKVLKTSQKLAEGLKLNYGEAYPPIASKETFQVEVIGEVEPVEVTENYLSEIISARIKHIFEQIKQDLDRRHLLDLPGGIVLIGGTAILPGIVELAQEVFGVRVKLYVPNQVGIRNPAFAHVISLSEFAGQLTEVHLLAQRAVKGDEGLFQQPLGFGGMIQKTAQFVQSTTVQPTPAPEVEPVAPAEQIADFQQTSQNKPKLADRFRGLIGSMFDE; encoded by the coding sequence ATGGCTAGAGAAGGCTTTTTTACAGGTCTAGATATTGGAACAAGCTCTGTCAAGGTGCTTGTAGCCGAGCAGAGAAATGGTGAATTAAATGTAATTGGTGTGAGTAATGCCAAAAGTAAAGGTGTAAAGGATGGAATTATTGTTGATATTGATGCAGCAGCAACTGCTATCAAATCGGCAATTTCCCAAGCTGAAGAAAAAGCAGGCATTTCAATTAAATCGGTGAATGTTGGTTTGCCAGCTAATCTTTTACAGGTAGAACCAACTCAAGGAATGATTCCAGTAACATCTGATACCAAGGAAATTATGGATCAAGATGTCGAAAATGTTGTCAAATCAGCCTTGACTAAGAGTATGACACCTGATCGTGAGGTTATCACATTCATCCCTGAGGAATTTATTGTTGATGGCTTTCAAGGGATTCGTGATCCACGTGGTATGATGGGGGTTCGCCTGGAAATGCGTGGTTTGCTTTATACAGGCCCTCGTACTATCTTGCACAATTTGCGTAAGACGGTTGAGCGTGCAGGTGTTCAGGTTGAAAATGTTATCATTTCACCACTAGCAATGGTTCAATCAGTTTTGAACGAAGGTGAGCGTGAATTTGGTGCTACAGTGATTGATATGGGGGCAGGTCAAACGACTGTCGCTACAATCCGTAACCAAGAACTCCAGTTTACCAATATTCTCCAAGAAGGCGGAGATTATGTAACTAAGGATATCTCTAAAGTCTTGAAGACATCACAGAAACTAGCCGAAGGTTTAAAATTAAACTATGGAGAGGCTTATCCTCCTATTGCAAGTAAAGAAACCTTCCAAGTAGAGGTTATTGGGGAAGTAGAACCTGTTGAAGTGACAGAAAATTACTTGTCAGAAATTATTTCTGCACGTATTAAGCATATTTTTGAACAAATCAAACAAGACTTAGACAGAAGACATTTATTGGATCTTCCTGGTGGCATTGTTTTGATTGGTGGAACGGCTATTTTACCTGGTATTGTGGAGCTTGCTCAAGAAGTTTTTGGTGTTCGTGTCAAGCTTTATGTTCCTAATCAAGTTGGGATTCGTAATCCAGCCTTTGCTCATGTGATTAGCTTGTCAGAATTTGCGGGACAATTGACAGAAGTACATCTCTTGGCTCAGCGAGCAGTCAAGGGTGATGAAGGACTATTCCAACAACCGCTTGGTTTTGGGGGTATGATTCAGAAAACAGCTCAGTTTGTCCAATCAACTACTGTTCAACCAACCCCTGCTCCAGAAGTAGAACCTGTAGCTCCTGCAGAACAAATTGCAGATTTCCAACAGACTTCACAAAATAAACCGAAATTAGCAGATCGTTTCCGTGGCTTGATCGGAAGCATGTTTGACGAATAA
- a CDS encoding cell division protein FtsZ, with protein sequence MTFSFDTAAAQGAVIKVIGVGGGGGNAINRMVDEGVTGVEFIAANTDVQALSSTKAETVIQLGPKLTRGLGAGGQPEVGRKAAEESEETLTEAISGADMVFITAGMGGGSGTGAAPVIARIAKDLGALTVGVVTRPFGFEGSKRGQFAVEGINQLREHVDTLLIISNNNLLEIVDKKTPLLEALSEADNVLRQGVQGITDLITNPGLINLDFADVKTVMANKGNALMGIGIGSGEERVVEAARKAIYSPLLETTIDGAEDVIVNVTGGLDLTLIEAEEASQIVNQAAGQGVNIWLGTSIDESMRDEIRVTVVATGVRQERVEKVVAPQARPTANYRETVRPAHSHGFDRHFDMAETAELPKQNQRRSEQAQGSAFGDWDLRRETIVRPTDSVVSPVERFEIPNSQDEDELDTPPFFKNR encoded by the coding sequence ATGACATTTTCATTTGATACAGCTGCTGCCCAAGGCGCAGTGATTAAAGTAATTGGTGTCGGTGGAGGTGGTGGCAATGCCATCAACCGTATGGTCGACGAAGGTGTTACAGGCGTAGAATTTATCGCAGCAAATACCGATGTGCAAGCCTTGAGTAGTACAAAAGCTGAGACTGTTATTCAGTTGGGACCTAAATTGACTCGTGGTTTAGGTGCTGGGGGTCAACCTGAGGTTGGTCGTAAGGCTGCTGAAGAAAGCGAAGAAACACTGACTGAAGCTATCAGTGGTGCAGATATGGTCTTCATCACTGCTGGTATGGGAGGAGGATCTGGAACTGGAGCTGCTCCTGTTATTGCCCGTATCGCCAAAGATTTAGGTGCTCTTACAGTTGGTGTTGTAACACGTCCGTTTGGTTTTGAAGGAAGCAAGCGTGGACAATTTGCTGTAGAAGGAATCAATCAACTTCGTGAGCATGTAGATACTCTATTGATTATCTCAAACAACAACTTGCTTGAAATTGTTGATAAGAAAACACCGCTTTTGGAAGCTCTTAGCGAAGCGGATAATGTTCTTCGTCAAGGTGTGCAAGGAATTACCGATTTGATTACCAATCCAGGATTGATTAACCTTGACTTTGCCGATGTGAAAACGGTAATGGCAAACAAAGGCAATGCCCTCATGGGTATTGGTATCGGTAGTGGAGAAGAGCGTGTTGTTGAAGCAGCTCGTAAGGCAATCTACTCACCACTTCTTGAAACAACAATTGATGGAGCAGAAGATGTTATCGTCAACGTTACTGGTGGTCTTGATTTAACCTTGATTGAGGCAGAAGAGGCTTCACAAATTGTGAACCAGGCAGCAGGTCAAGGAGTGAACATCTGGCTCGGTACTTCAATTGATGAAAGTATGCGTGATGAAATTCGTGTAACAGTTGTCGCAACGGGTGTTCGTCAAGAACGTGTAGAGAAGGTTGTGGCTCCACAAGCTAGACCTACTGCCAACTACCGTGAGACAGTGAGACCAGCTCATTCACATGGATTTGATCGTCATTTTGATATGGCAGAAACGGCTGAATTGCCAAAACAAAATCAACGTCGCTCGGAACAAGCTCAAGGATCCGCTTTTGGTGATTGGGATTTACGTCGCGAGACAATTGTTCGTCCGACTGATTCAGTAGTGTCACCGGTAGAACGTTTTGAAATTCCAAATTCACAAGATGAAGATGAGTTGGATACACCTCCATTTTTCAAAAATCGTTAA
- a CDS encoding cell division protein, which translates to MNVKENTERVFREVAEASLSAHRESGSVSVIAVTKYVDVPTAEALLPLGVHHIGENRVDKFLEKYQALKDRDVTWHLIGTLQRRKVKDVIQYVDYFHALDSVKLAEEIQKRSDRVIKCFLQVNISKEESKHGFSREELLEILPELAKLDKIEYVGLMTMAPFEASSEQLKEIFKATQDLQKEIQEKQIPNMPMTELSMGMSRDYKEAIQFGSTFVRIGTAFFK; encoded by the coding sequence ATGAATGTAAAAGAAAATACAGAACGTGTTTTTCGAGAAGTTGCAGAAGCAAGTTTGAGTGCTCATCGCGAGAGTGGCTCAGTCTCTGTCATTGCAGTTACCAAGTATGTAGATGTACCGACAGCGGAAGCTTTGCTTCCGCTAGGGGTTCATCATATCGGTGAAAATCGTGTAGATAAGTTTCTAGAGAAATATCAAGCTTTAAAAGATCGAGATGTGACTTGGCATTTGATTGGTACCTTGCAAAGACGTAAGGTGAAAGATGTCATTCAATACGTTGATTATTTCCATGCATTGGACTCAGTAAAGCTAGCAGAGGAAATTCAAAAAAGAAGTGACCGAGTCATCAAGTGTTTCCTTCAGGTAAATATTTCTAAAGAAGAAAGTAAACACGGCTTTTCGAGAGAGGAACTGCTGGAAATCTTGCCAGAGTTAGCCAAACTAGATAAGATTGAATATGTTGGTTTAATGACCATGGCACCTTTTGAGGCTAGCAGTGAGCAGTTGAAAGAAATTTTCAAGGCGACCCAAGATTTACAAAAAGAAATCCAAGAAAAACAAATTCCAAATATGCCTATGACAGAGTTAAGTATGGGAATGAGTCGTGATTATAAAGAAGCGATTCAATTCGGTTCCACCTTTGTTCGTATAGGTACAGCATTTTTTAAGTAG
- a CDS encoding cell division protein SepF has translation MSLKDRFDRFIDYFTEDEDLSLPNEKRDEPILTPVNSTQDTALSTNQTPRTNSTKENNITRLHARQQELAKQSQHSTEKVTIDVRYPRKYEDAIEIVDLLAGNESILIDFQYMTEVQARRCLDYLDGACHVLAGNLKKVASTMYLLTPVNVIVNIEDIRLPDEDQQGEFDFDMRRNRVR, from the coding sequence ATGTCTTTAAAAGATAGATTCGATAGATTTATAGATTATTTTACGGAGGATGAGGATTTAAGTCTCCCTAATGAAAAACGAGATGAGCCTATTTTAACTCCAGTAAATTCTACACAGGACACGGCTCTTTCAACAAATCAAACACCACGCACAAATAGTACAAAAGAAAATAATATTACTAGACTGCATGCACGTCAACAAGAGTTAGCCAAGCAAAGTCAGCATTCTACTGAAAAAGTAACAATCGATGTTCGTTATCCTAGAAAATATGAAGATGCGATAGAAATTGTTGATTTATTAGCAGGAAATGAAAGTATTTTGATTGATTTTCAATATATGACTGAAGTGCAAGCTCGTCGTTGTTTAGATTATCTGGATGGAGCTTGCCATGTTCTAGCTGGAAATTTGAAAAAGGTAGCTTCTACCATGTATTTGTTGACACCAGTGAATGTTATTGTGAATATTGAAGATATTCGTTTACCGGATGAAGATCAACAAGGTGAGTTTGATTTTGATATGAGACGAAATAGAGTACGATAA
- a CDS encoding RNA-binding protein — protein sequence MNRGIYQHFSIEDRPFLDKGMEWIKKVEDSYAPFLTPFINPHQEKILKILAKTYGLSCSSSGEFVLSEYVRVLLYPDYFQPEFSDFEMSLQEIVYSNKFENLTHAKILGTVINQLGIERKLFGDILVDDERAQIMINQQFILLFQDGLKKIGRIPVSLEERPFTDKIDKLEQYREIDLCVSSFRLDVLLSSVLKLSRSQANQLVEKKLVQVNYHIVDKLDYTVQVGDLISVRKFGRLRLLQDKGQTKKEKKKITVQLLLSK from the coding sequence ATGAATAGAGGTATTTACCAGCATTTTTCTATAGAAGATCGTCCATTTCTTGACAAGGGAATGGAATGGATCAAGAAGGTGGAAGATAGCTACGCGCCTTTTTTAACTCCTTTTATCAATCCTCATCAAGAGAAGATATTAAAAATTTTAGCCAAAACCTATGGCCTTTCTTGTAGTAGTAGTGGGGAATTTGTATTGAGTGAGTATGTTCGGGTCTTACTATATCCAGACTATTTCCAACCTGAGTTTTCAGATTTTGAAATGTCTCTCCAGGAAATTGTGTATTCCAATAAATTTGAAAATTTAACGCATGCTAAAATTTTAGGAACAGTCATCAATCAATTAGGGATTGAACGGAAACTTTTTGGAGATATCCTAGTAGATGATGAACGGGCGCAGATTATGATTAATCAGCAATTTATTCTTCTCTTCCAAGATGGATTAAAGAAAATTGGTCGTATACCCGTTTCGCTGGAGGAACGTCCTTTCACCGATAAAATAGATAAGTTAGAACAGTATCGAGAGATAGATTTATGCGTGTCTAGCTTTAGATTAGATGTCCTTTTATCAAGCGTTTTAAAACTATCTAGAAGTCAAGCAAACCAGTTGGTTGAAAAGAAACTTGTCCAAGTAAATTATCATATAGTAGATAAATTAGATTATACCGTTCAAGTTGGAGACTTGATTAGTGTGAGAAAATTTGGACGCTTGAGGTTGCTTCAAGATAAGGGACAAACTAAAAAAGAGAAGAAAAAAATAACAGTCCAGTTATTATTAAGTAAGTGA
- a CDS encoding cell division protein DivIVA, which translates to MPITSLEIKDKTFSTRFRGFDPEEVDEFLDIVVRDYEDLVRSNHDKDLHIKSLEERLSYFDEMKDSLSQSVLIAQDTAERVKQTAHDRSNNIIHQAEQDAHRLLEEAKYKANEILRQATDNAKKVAVETEELKNKSRVFHQRLKSTIESQLAIVESSDWEDILRPTATYLQTSDEAFKEVVSEVLGEPIPTLSEEEPIDMTRQFSQEEIMELQARIEAGNRELAEFEAQSKQEVEDPTPQMEEDSAHPVGPMYEEPEVAPSHYSGPTPATETVGSAPGFEAPQESVTIL; encoded by the coding sequence ATGCCAATTACATCGTTAGAAATCAAAGATAAAACCTTTAGCACACGCTTCAGAGGTTTTGATCCAGAAGAAGTAGATGAATTTTTAGATATTGTAGTTCGTGATTATGAAGATTTGGTTCGTTCTAATCATGATAAGGATTTACATATTAAAAGTTTGGAAGAGCGTTTGTCTTACTTTGATGAGATGAAAGATTCATTGAGCCAGTCGGTATTGATTGCTCAAGATACAGCTGAGAGAGTAAAACAGACAGCACACGATCGTTCAAATAATATTATTCATCAAGCTGAACAGGATGCACATCGATTATTGGAAGAAGCTAAATATAAGGCAAACGAGATTCTTCGTCAAGCAACAGATAATGCTAAGAAAGTTGCTGTTGAAACTGAAGAATTGAAGAACAAGAGTCGTGTCTTCCATCAACGTCTTAAATCAACAATTGAGAGTCAGTTGGCTATTGTTGAATCTTCAGATTGGGAAGATATTCTTCGTCCAACAGCTACTTATCTTCAAACCAGTGATGAAGCCTTTAAAGAAGTTGTTAGTGAAGTACTTGGGGAACCGATTCCTACTCTAAGTGAGGAAGAACCCATTGATATGACACGTCAATTTTCACAAGAAGAAATAATGGAATTGCAAGCACGTATCGAGGCAGGTAATAGAGAATTGGCTGAATTTGAAGCTCAGTCTAAACAGGAAGTGGAAGATCCGACTCCTCAGATGGAAGAAGATTCTGCTCATCCAGTTGGTCCGATGTATGAAGAGCCAGAAGTAGCCCCAAGTCATTACTCAGGCCCAACACCAGCTACAGAAACTGTTGGTTCAGCACCAGGATTTGAGGCACCGCAAGAATCCGTTACAATTTTATAA
- the ileS gene encoding isoleucine--tRNA ligase (IleRS; catalyzes the formation of isoleucyl-tRNA(Ile) from isoleucine and tRNA(Ile); since isoleucine and other amino acids such as valine are similar, there are additional editing function in this enzyme; one is involved in hydrolysis of activated valine-AMP and the other is involved in deacylation of mischarged Val-tRNA(Ile); there are two active sites, one for aminoacylation and one for editing; class-I aminoacyl-tRNA synthetase family type 1 subfamily; some organisms carry two different copies of this enzyme), whose protein sequence is MKLKDTLNLGKTTFPMRAGLPTKEPVWQKEWEDAKLYQRRQELNQGKPHFTLHDGPPYANGNIHVGHAMNKISKDIIVRSKSMSGFYAPFIPGWDTHGLPIEQVLAKQGVKRKEMDLVEYLKLCREYALSQVDKQREDFKRLGVSGDWENPYVTLTPDYEAAQIRVFGEMANKGYIYRGAKPVYWSWSSESALAEAEIEYHDLLSTSLYYANKVKDGKGVLDTDTYIVVWTTTPFTITASRGLTVGADIDYVLVQPAGETRKFVVAAELLNSLSEKFGWADVQVLATYRGQELNHIVTEHPWDTAVDELVILGDHVTTDSGTGIVHTAPGFGEDDYNVGIANGLEVAVTVDERGIMMVNAGAEFEGQFYDKVVPTVIEKLGNLLLAQEEISHSYPFDWRTKKPIIWRAVPQWFASVSKFRQEILNEIEKVKFHSEWGKVRLYNMIRDRGDWVISRQRAWGVPLPIFYAEDGTAIMTAETIEHVAQLFEEHGSSIWWERDAKDLLPEGFSHPGSPNGEFKKETDIMDVWFDSGSSWNGVVVNRPELTYPADLYLEGSDQYRGWFNSSLITSVANHGVAPYKQILSQGFALDGKGEKMSKSLGNTIAPSDVEKQFGAEILRLWVTSVDSSNDVRISMDILSQVSETYRKIRNTLRFLIANTSDFNPAEDAVAYEELRSVDKYMTIRFNQLVKTIRDAYANFEFLTIYKALVNFINVDLSAFYLDFAKDVVYIEGAKSLERRQMQTVFYDILVKITKLLTPILPHTAEEIWSYLEFETEDFVQLSELPEAETFANQEEILDTWAAFMDFRGQAQKALEEARNAKVIGKSLEAHLTVYPNEVVKTLLEAVNSNVAQLLIVSELTIAEGPAPESAVSFEDVAFTVERAAGQVCDRCRRIDPTTAERSYHAVICDHCASIVEENFADAVAEGFEEK, encoded by the coding sequence ATGAAACTCAAAGATACCCTTAATCTTGGGAAAACAACTTTCCCAATGCGTGCAGGCCTTCCTACCAAAGAGCCAGTTTGGCAAAAGGAATGGGAAGATGCAAAACTTTATCAACGTCGTCAAGAATTGAACCAAGGAAAACCTCATTTCACCTTGCATGATGGCCCTCCATACGCTAACGGAAATATCCACGTTGGACACGCTATGAACAAGATTTCAAAAGATATCATTGTTCGTTCAAAATCAATGTCAGGTTTTTACGCACCATTTATCCCGGGTTGGGACACTCATGGTCTGCCAATCGAGCAAGTTTTGGCAAAACAAGGTGTCAAACGTAAAGAAATGGACTTGGTTGAGTACTTGAAACTTTGCCGTGAATATGCTCTTTCTCAAGTAGATAAACAACGTGAAGACTTCAAACGTTTGGGTGTTTCTGGTGACTGGGAAAATCCATATGTGACTTTGACTCCTGACTATGAAGCGGCCCAAATCCGTGTCTTCGGTGAGATGGCTAACAAGGGTTATATCTATCGTGGTGCCAAGCCAGTTTACTGGTCATGGTCATCTGAGTCTGCCCTTGCGGAAGCGGAGATTGAATACCATGACTTGCTTTCAACTTCCCTTTACTATGCCAATAAGGTAAAAGATGGCAAAGGTGTCCTAGACACTGATACTTACATCGTTGTTTGGACAACAACTCCATTTACTATCACTGCTTCTCGTGGTTTGACTGTTGGTGCGGATATTGACTACGTTTTGGTTCAACCTGCTGGTGAAACTCGTAAGTTTGTGGTTGCTGCTGAATTGTTGAACAGCTTGTCTGAGAAGTTTGGTTGGGCTGATGTTCAAGTATTGGCAACTTATCGTGGTCAAGAATTGAACCACATCGTAACAGAACACCCATGGGATACAGCTGTAGATGAGCTCGTTATCCTTGGTGACCATGTTACAACTGACTCTGGTACAGGTATTGTCCATACAGCCCCTGGTTTTGGTGAGGACGACTACAATGTTGGTATTGCTAATGGTCTTGAAGTCGCAGTCACTGTTGACGAACGTGGTATCATGATGGTTAATGCTGGTGCTGAGTTTGAAGGCCAATTCTACGACAAGGTTGTTCCAACTGTTATCGAAAAACTTGGTAACCTCCTTCTTGCCCAAGAAGAAATCTCTCACTCATACCCATTTGACTGGCGTACGAAGAAACCAATCATCTGGCGTGCGGTTCCACAATGGTTTGCCTCAGTTTCTAAATTCCGTCAAGAAATCTTGAACGAAATTGAAAAAGTGAAATTCCACTCAGAATGGGGTAAAGTTCGTCTTTACAATATGATCCGTGACCGTGGCGACTGGGTTATCTCTCGTCAACGTGCTTGGGGTGTTCCGCTTCCTATCTTCTATGCTGAAGACGGTACAGCTATCATGACAGCTGAAACGATTGAACATGTGGCTCAACTTTTTGAGGAACATGGTTCAAGTATTTGGTGGGAACGTGATGCTAAGGACCTCTTGCCAGAAGGATTTAGCCACCCAGGTTCACCAAATGGCGAGTTCAAGAAAGAAACAGACATCATGGACGTTTGGTTTGACTCAGGTTCATCATGGAATGGAGTTGTAGTAAACCGTCCTGAGTTGACTTACCCAGCAGACCTTTACCTAGAAGGTTCTGACCAGTATCGTGGATGGTTCAACTCATCACTTATCACATCTGTTGCCAACCATGGTGTAGCACCTTACAAACAAATCTTGTCACAAGGTTTTGCCCTTGACGGTAAAGGTGAGAAGATGTCTAAATCTCTTGGAAATACCATTGCTCCAAGCGATGTTGAAAAACAATTTGGTGCAGAAATCTTGCGTCTATGGGTAACTAGTGTGGACTCAAGCAACGATGTGCGTATCTCTATGGATATCTTGAGCCAAGTCTCTGAAACTTACCGTAAGATCCGTAACACTCTTCGTTTCTTGATTGCTAACACATCTGACTTTAACCCAGCTGAGGATGCGGTAGCTTACGAAGAACTACGTTCAGTTGATAAGTACATGACGATTCGCTTTAACCAGCTTGTGAAAACGATTCGTGATGCTTACGCAAACTTTGAATTCTTGACAATTTACAAGGCCTTGGTGAACTTTATCAACGTTGACTTGTCAGCCTTTTACCTTGATTTTGCTAAGGACGTTGTTTATATCGAAGGTGCTAAATCACTGGAACGTCGTCAAATGCAGACTGTTTTCTATGATATTCTTGTGAAAATCACCAAACTCTTGACACCAATCCTTCCTCACACTGCGGAAGAAATCTGGTCATATCTTGAGTTTGAAACTGAAGACTTCGTTCAATTGTCAGAATTGCCAGAAGCAGAAACTTTTGCTAACCAAGAAGAAATCTTGGATACATGGGCAGCCTTCATGGACTTCCGTGGACAAGCTCAAAAAGCCTTGGAAGAAGCTCGTAATGCAAAAGTAATCGGTAAATCACTTGAAGCTCACTTGACAGTTTATCCAAATGAAGTGGTGAAAACTCTACTCGAAGCAGTAAACAGCAATGTAGCTCAACTTTTGATCGTGTCTGAATTGACTATCGCAGAAGGACCAGCTCCAGAATCTGCCGTTAGTTTCGAAGATGTAGCCTTTACAGTTGAACGTGCTGCAGGCCAAGTATGTGACCGTTGCCGTCGTATCGACCCAACAACAGCAGAACGTAGCTACCACGCAGTCATCTGTGACCACTGTGCAAGCATCGTAGAAGAAAACTTTGCGGATGCAGTCGCAGAAGGATTTGAAGAGAAGTAA
- a CDS encoding nucleotidyltransferase: protein MPQHLFKELAQLEQVEALALGGSRAGQHFDKDSDYDVYVYLSAPLSPDIRKEILSKHCSYMEIGNQFWELEDDCVLNNGIEIELIYRSLDEFDKDLQAVVLEHQAQNSYTTCMWYNLLNSRIIYDRYGHYAALQKKYNLPYPAELKKNIINKQFLLLDQAMPAFSRQIKKALKRQDLLSINHRTSEFFASYFDLLFAFNEQLHPGEKRMLQFAKNNCSHLPQNFENDIQDYFQNLYQLAHQQKTVLTLEHLLSNLKHLIDESL from the coding sequence ATGCCACAACATCTCTTTAAAGAATTGGCTCAACTAGAGCAAGTAGAGGCTCTAGCTCTAGGAGGTTCACGGGCCGGACAACATTTTGATAAAGACTCTGATTATGATGTATATGTCTACCTCAGTGCCCCTCTCTCGCCAGACATACGAAAAGAAATCCTCAGTAAACACTGCTCCTATATGGAAATCGGTAATCAATTTTGGGAATTGGAGGATGATTGTGTTCTCAATAATGGTATCGAAATCGAGCTGATTTACCGCTCTTTGGACGAATTTGACAAAGATTTACAAGCCGTAGTTTTAGAGCACCAAGCCCAGAATTCTTACACTACTTGTATGTGGTACAATCTACTCAACAGTAGGATTATCTACGATCGATATGGTCACTATGCTGCTCTCCAGAAAAAATACAATCTTCCTTATCCAGCTGAACTGAAAAAGAATATCATAAACAAACAGTTCCTGCTCCTCGACCAAGCTATGCCAGCTTTTTCAAGACAAATCAAAAAAGCCCTCAAACGCCAAGATTTACTCAGCATCAATCACCGCACTAGTGAGTTTTTTGCCTCTTATTTTGATTTGCTCTTCGCCTTCAATGAGCAACTCCATCCAGGAGAAAAACGCATGCTCCAGTTCGCAAAAAATAATTGCTCTCATCTACCTCAAAATTTTGAAAACGATATTCAAGACTACTTTCAAAATCTCTACCAACTAGCTCACCAGCAGAAAACAGTCCTAACTTTGGAGCATCTCCTATCAAATCTTAAACACTTGATTGATGAATCCCTTTAG
- a CDS encoding phosphoglycerate mutase, which yields MVKLVFARHGESEWNKANLFTGWADVDLSEKGTQQAIDAGKLIKEAGIEFDQAYTSVLKRAIKTTNLALEASDQLWVPVEKSWRLNERHYGGLTGKNKAEAAEQFGDEQVHIWRRSYDVLPPNMDRDDEHSAHTDRRYASLDDSVIPDAENLKVTLERALPFWEDKIAPALKDGKNVFVGAHGNSIRALVKHIKGLSDDEIMDVEIPNFPPLVFEFDEKLNVVSEYYLGK from the coding sequence ATGGTAAAATTGGTTTTTGCTCGCCACGGTGAGTCTGAATGGAACAAAGCTAACCTTTTCACTGGTTGGGCTGATGTTGATTTGTCTGAAAAAGGTACACAACAAGCGATTGACGCTGGTAAATTGATCAAAGAAGCTGGTATCGAATTTGACCAAGCTTACACTTCAGTATTGAAACGTGCGATTAAAACAACTAACTTGGCTCTTGAAGCTTCTGATCAATTGTGGGTTCCAGTTGAAAAATCATGGCGCTTGAATGAACGTCACTACGGTGGTTTGACTGGTAAAAACAAAGCTGAAGCTGCTGAACAATTTGGTGATGAGCAAGTTCACATCTGGCGTCGTTCATACGATGTATTGCCTCCAAACATGGATCGTGATGATGAGCACTCAGCTCACACAGACCGTCGTTACGCTTCACTTGACGACTCAGTTATTCCAGATGCTGAAAACTTGAAAGTGACTTTGGAACGTGCCCTTCCTTTCTGGGAAGATAAAATCGCTCCAGCTCTTAAAGATGGTAAAAACGTATTCGTAGGAGCTCACGGTAACTCAATCCGTGCCCTTGTAAAACACATCAAAGGTTTGTCAGATGACGAAATCATGGACGTGGAAATCCCTAACTTCCCACCATTGGTATTCGAATTCGACGAAAAATTGAACGTAGTTTCTGAATACTACCTTGGAAAATAA